The region TGGTCGCGCGCGCCGCTGCGAGCGCTCGGTTTCCGCTCGGCGGATTCGCGTTGGCGATGGAGTAAGCCACCGTCTCGCCACCGTCGACGGGGGTGACTGTGTCGTCACCTCGGGCAAACGCCTCGGCGATGGGGGCACAGGCTGCGGCCTGCACGAAGTAGAGTCGCGGGGGTTCGTCGATGATGCCGGCGGCGTCCAGTGTTCGAACTGCCTGCCACGCGCCGCTGGCGTGGCCGCCGCTGCTGACGGGCATGACCAGCGCGTCCGGGGTCGCCCCGGATTCGCGAGCCGCGAACTGGGCGAGGGCTTCCAGCGCGGTCGTCGCCTGCCCGGCCACCCGCAGGGGGGCGTCGCTGTTCAGGAACCGGACGCCCGTCTCGCGGCCAACGGTCAAGGACTCGACGTAGAGCTTCCCGTAGTCGCCGTCGGCTCTGAGCAGTCTGGGCCCGTAGGCGGCGATGGCTGCCAGCCGTTCCTCGGCGATATCCGCGGGGACCAGAACCGTACAGTCGAGCCCCGACGCGGCGGCGTGGGCGGCGACGCTCGCGGCCATGTTGCCGTGGGAGACGGTGCCGATTCGGTGTTCGCCCTGCTCGAGCATCCAGGCGACGCCGAAGGCGGTTCCGCGGTCTTTGAAGCTCCCCGTCGGGTTCAGTCCCTCCGGCTTGACGTGCAGCCGCGGGCTACCCGCCGGGTCGAGGCGCTCGGTCCGGAGTAACGGGGTCCCGCCCGCTCCGCTCGCGATACCCGACGGCACCGTGGGGGCGCCGAGGCCGAGATAGGGGACGAGATTCCACATCGTCTCGACCGTCGGCGGCCAGGCGTCAGGAACGGCCTCGGGGTCGCTCTCAAGCCAGAGCGGCTCACCGCAGTCACACCGCACCTGCCGGTCGTCGTCGGTTCGGGCGCCGCAGTCCCAGCAGAGTCGATACATGGCCGTGGGTGGGACGTGAGTGGTCAAGAAATGCGGGGGAGCGGGGGAGGGAGTTGCTCTCCCGTCCCACCAGAAGCTATAGGGGGCTCATCCGCTTCGCTCCCTCCATGAGCCAGACCGTCCACGAGCTACGGAACAAGATCCGCGCGAGCGTCGGGCGGTTCGAGCGCGAGGTGAGCGCGGGGTTCACGAAGGAGGAGCTCGCAGCCATCGCGGAGGCGGTGGGGTACGAACTGAGTGGCGGGCGACCCTCGAAGGGAGTAATGCAGGCGGAGATTCGCCGCCGCGTCGGGCTCGAGGATGACGAAGGCGCGTTCACGAAAGCCGACCTGGAGGCCATCACCGACGCGCTCGACGCCGTCTGAACAAGAACGACTGCGCGCCGACAACGGAAACGTGTTTATCGCCGGCGGCGCGAGCTACACACATGATCCTCCCGGGCTCGCACTCCCAGTCCCTCGCCGCACGGCTCGCGGCGGCGACGGACCACCGCCTGGCACGCGTGAGCTACGACCGGTTCCCCGACGGGGAACTCTGTACGGCTATCGCTTCGCTCGAGGAAGACACCGATGGGGCGGACAAGGCGGCCGCACTCGCTGGCGAGGAGGCCGTCGTCGTCTGCTCGACGGTCTCCAGTGACGCCCACCTCGAACTGCTCCAGCTTCAGGACGCCGCACGTGAGGCTGGCGCCGAGCGGGTCACGACGATTATCCCGTACATGGGGTACGCCCGCCAGGACCAGGCGTTCCGGTCGGGCCAGCCTGTCTCCGCCCGAGCCGTCGCCCGCGCAATCTCCGCAAACACGAACCGGGTGTTTCTGCTCTCACCGCACGAACCGGGGCTCGTCGACCACTTCGATGTGCCCTGCGAGGCTGTTGACGCTGCCTCTCGGCTGGCTGAGCCCCTCCCAGACAGCCTCTCGGAGCCGGTGTTCATCGCACCCGACGAGGGCGCCGTCGACATCGCCGAACACGCGTGTGCGGCCTACGGCCGCGGCACGGCCGACTACTTCGAGAAGGAGCGCGATTACGACACCGGTGCGGTAACCATCTCTCCCGGGAACACGGACGTTGCGGACCGCGATATCGTGCTCGTCGACGACATCGTCGCCACCGGCTCAACGATGAGTGAGGCCGTCGGCGCGCTCCACGGCCGCGACGTGAACGACGCCTATGTGGTCTGTGTCCACCCGCTCCTCACCGGCAACGCGCGGACGAAACTCGAAGCTGCGGGCCTGGCGGGCATCTGGGGGACTGACACGCTAGAGCGCGATATCTCGGCGGTCTCGGTCGCGCCGCTGCTGGCAGCGAGACTCTGACGGAACGCCTCGGTGCGACCCGCGCCGAGCGCGGACCGGGATAGACGGCAGCGGCATTCGCGCGACCGATCGACGCAGTGCAGCCAGCAGAGCTCCTCAATTCAGCCAATATGGCGCATCGAGACCAGCCGCTGTTCCTGCTGGGTCACGACGTCGAGAATCCGGCAGACGGCATCCACGTTGAGGAGGAGTCGTTCTACGTCGTCGAACTCCTTGTGTGAAACCCGTTCGAGGAGCCTACCGAGTGGACCGTCAAAGTGAGCGTTGAAGACCGGTTCCGGTTGGGTTTAACACTGCATCATTTTGGTCACTGTGTTCACACCAGTTCGTCAGTTCCGGTAGAAATGACCCGATACAGCGGGTAGCCGTTACTGGCGGCCCATCGCGAACGTGTCCTGAAGCGAGAAATCCACCGACCCAGAGAGCCGATCGAGGGCGAACTGGTCGAGGGCGAACGGAGCCTCCTCACCGGTGAGGATAGCGCGGACGCCGGCCGCGGCGACCGGCGATTTCGTGATTCCGAGCCCGTTGAACCCGGTCGCGATGACCAACCCGCCCGGCGCGTCGACGGGGGCGTCGATGATCGGTTCGCCGTCGGCGGTCGCGCCGTCCACGTCGCCCCAGCCGGCGGTCAGTTCGACCGCCGAAGGCGACGAGAGCTCCTTGACGAACAGGGGAGCGACCCTCGTTAGACGTTCTCGGAACTCCTCGTCGATTCCGTTGTTCACCACTTCCTGGGCAGTTCGCCCGGATTCGTGCATGCGCTCCTCGACCGATCCGCTGTCACCCATGCGCTCTGCGAACGTCGACGGATCGTCGATGAGATACTCCCCCCCGCCGAGCCGGAGTTGCCCGTCCGTCTGCGGTCGGAAGTAGACGCTCTCGGCGGGAACCCGTCCCAGCGGGAACTCCGACCCGACCTCGTGGTCGAGCGAGACGGTCGCAGCCTGCAGGAGGAACGGCCGCGTCGGGATGTCGACGATATCGGCGAGCAACGCCCGCGTGCGCCACCCCGTCGCGATAACGACGTGCGGCGCCTCGAGCGTCCGGTCGTGCGTCTCGACGCCGACGACGGCACCCCCAGCCGTCGCGACGTCCACGATCTCGACCCCGGTCAGGAACTCCGCGCCGCGGTTCTCCGCGTCGCGGGCCAGCGCACGGGTGTAGACGTACGTGTCGTCGACGAACCCCGCGTCTGCGATCTCGATAGCGCCTGCGAAGAGATCCATCTCCAGCAACGGGTGGCGGGTCGCCACCTCGTCGGCGTCGACGAACGAGACGGGGAACCCGTACGACGCCATCTCGTCGGCCTGATCGCGCGCGATGTCCTCGTCCTCGGGGTAGATGAGCTCCATCCGCGGCCGAGCGTGATACTCGAACCCCTCGGTTCCGGAGAACTCCTGCATGAACTCGTTCGCGTGTTCGGCCACCGCGGGGCTGGCGTAACTGAACAGCGTCGGCGCCGTGAGACCGGCCGCCATGCCCGACGCCCCGGCGCCGACACTACCCTTGTCGACGACCAGCACCTCGTGGTCGTCGGCGAGTTCACGCCCGACTGCACACCCGATGGCCCCGGCTCCGACGACGATCACGTCGTACGACTGACTCCCCGACATTGATCTGGGATGCGGAGGTCTGACACATATAGCCTTCGTAACGTGACAATTA is a window of halophilic archaeon DL31 DNA encoding:
- a CDS encoding threonine synthase (TIGRFAM: Threonine synthase~KEGG: hje:HacjB3_06860 threonine synthase~PFAM: Pyridoxal phosphate-dependent enzyme, beta subunit) translates to MYRLCWDCGARTDDDRQVRCDCGEPLWLESDPEAVPDAWPPTVETMWNLVPYLGLGAPTVPSGIASGAGGTPLLRTERLDPAGSPRLHVKPEGLNPTGSFKDRGTAFGVAWMLEQGEHRIGTVSHGNMAASVAAHAAASGLDCTVLVPADIAEERLAAIAAYGPRLLRADGDYGKLYVESLTVGRETGVRFLNSDAPLRVAGQATTALEALAQFAARESGATPDALVMPVSSGGHASGAWQAVRTLDAAGIIDEPPRLYFVQAAACAPIAEAFARGDDTVTPVDGGETVAYSIANANPPSGNRALAAARATSGAVCAVDDEAILDAKRRFAVKAGLTVEPASATTLAAVEQLVDAGSLSPDDDVALIATGRGFGGGSGTAESEQVTLDELGRVLRRSR
- a CDS encoding hypothetical protein (KEGG: hje:HacjB3_15791 hypothetical protein) → MSQTVHELRNKIRASVGRFEREVSAGFTKEELAAIAEAVGYELSGGRPSKGVMQAEIRRRVGLEDDEGAFTKADLEAITDALDAV
- a CDS encoding ribose-phosphate pyrophosphokinase (TIGRFAM: Phosphoribosyl pyrophosphokinase~KEGG: hmu:Hmuk_0911 ribose-phosphate pyrophosphokinase~PFAM: Phosphoribosyltransferase); this encodes MILPGSHSQSLAARLAAATDHRLARVSYDRFPDGELCTAIASLEEDTDGADKAAALAGEEAVVVCSTVSSDAHLELLQLQDAAREAGAERVTTIIPYMGYARQDQAFRSGQPVSARAVARAISANTNRVFLLSPHEPGLVDHFDVPCEAVDAASRLAEPLPDSLSEPVFIAPDEGAVDIAEHACAAYGRGTADYFEKERDYDTGAVTISPGNTDVADRDIVLVDDIVATGSTMSEAVGALHGRDVNDAYVVCVHPLLTGNARTKLEAAGLAGIWGTDTLERDISAVSVAPLLAARL
- a CDS encoding FAD dependent oxidoreductase (PFAM: FAD dependent oxidoreductase~KEGG: nmg:Nmag_3929 FAD dependent oxidoreductase), translated to MSGSQSYDVIVVGAGAIGCAVGRELADDHEVLVVDKGSVGAGASGMAAGLTAPTLFSYASPAVAEHANEFMQEFSGTEGFEYHARPRMELIYPEDEDIARDQADEMASYGFPVSFVDADEVATRHPLLEMDLFAGAIEIADAGFVDDTYVYTRALARDAENRGAEFLTGVEIVDVATAGGAVVGVETHDRTLEAPHVVIATGWRTRALLADIVDIPTRPFLLQAATVSLDHEVGSEFPLGRVPAESVYFRPQTDGQLRLGGGEYLIDDPSTFAERMGDSGSVEERMHESGRTAQEVVNNGIDEEFRERLTRVAPLFVKELSSPSAVELTAGWGDVDGATADGEPIIDAPVDAPGGLVIATGFNGLGITKSPVAAAGVRAILTGEEAPFALDQFALDRLSGSVDFSLQDTFAMGRQ